A genomic region of Alicyclobacillus sp. SO9 contains the following coding sequences:
- a CDS encoding O-acetylhomoserine aminocarboxypropyltransferase/cysteine synthase family protein: protein MGETKRGFETNALHAGFNYDAATNAVAVPIYQTTSYQFEDTQHAADLFALKQEGNIYTRIMNPTQDVFEKRIAALEDGVGALAVSSGQAAITLSILNIAEAGHHIVSSSNLYGGTYNLFNVTLRRLGIDVTFVNAGNLEEVEAAIQPNTKLVYTETIGNPSIDVADFKGLSKVAHSHGVPLFVDNTFATPYLCQPFHYGADIVIHSATKFIGGHGTSIGGVIVDSGKFDWDNGRFPGLTEPDESYHGVSYVRDVGAPAFITKARVQLLRDLGPAISPFNTFLLLQGLETLALRMERHSENGLRAAEFLEAHAAVEWVRYPGLASSSSYTLAQEYLPKGQGAILTFGIRGGVEARAAFIDSLELIKNLANVGDAKSLVIHPASTTHQQLSEEEQKASGVAPNMIRLSVGIETSADILADLQQALDKAVK from the coding sequence ATGGGAGAAACAAAGCGGGGATTTGAAACAAATGCATTACATGCAGGATTTAACTACGATGCTGCAACAAATGCAGTGGCTGTGCCTATCTATCAGACAACGTCCTATCAATTTGAGGATACGCAGCACGCTGCAGACTTGTTTGCCCTGAAGCAGGAAGGGAATATCTATACCAGAATTATGAATCCCACGCAGGATGTCTTTGAGAAACGAATTGCCGCCTTGGAGGACGGTGTTGGCGCCCTGGCTGTATCTTCCGGTCAAGCTGCCATTACCCTCTCCATTCTGAACATTGCAGAGGCGGGTCATCACATTGTCAGTTCCTCAAACCTTTACGGTGGCACATACAACCTGTTCAATGTAACGTTGCGCAGACTCGGGATTGACGTGACGTTTGTCAACGCTGGGAATTTGGAAGAAGTAGAAGCGGCCATTCAACCCAACACAAAGCTGGTCTACACAGAAACAATAGGCAACCCCAGTATTGATGTGGCAGACTTCAAAGGGCTCTCTAAAGTTGCTCACAGCCATGGTGTGCCGCTGTTTGTGGACAATACCTTTGCTACTCCGTATCTGTGCCAACCTTTTCATTATGGAGCAGATATTGTTATCCACTCTGCAACCAAATTTATTGGCGGACACGGAACGAGTATTGGCGGTGTCATCGTGGATTCTGGCAAGTTCGACTGGGACAACGGACGTTTTCCTGGGCTGACCGAACCGGACGAAAGTTACCACGGTGTCTCCTATGTTCGTGATGTGGGGGCGCCTGCGTTTATTACGAAAGCGAGGGTACAGTTGCTGAGAGACCTCGGGCCGGCGATTAGTCCGTTTAACACCTTCCTGTTGCTGCAGGGACTGGAAACACTGGCACTGCGGATGGAACGTCACTCCGAAAACGGTCTTCGAGCTGCAGAATTTTTGGAGGCACATGCGGCAGTTGAATGGGTTCGGTATCCAGGACTGGCCAGTAGTTCGAGCTATACTCTGGCACAGGAGTACCTGCCAAAAGGACAAGGAGCAATTCTGACATTCGGTATCAGAGGCGGGGTTGAGGCAAGGGCTGCGTTTATCGACAGCCTCGAGCTCATTAAGAATCTGGCGAATGTAGGAGATGCCAAGAGTCTGGTGATTCACCCAGCGAGCACAACGCATCAGCAGCTATCCGAAGAGGAACAGAAAGCTTCTGGCGTTGCTCCAAACATGATTCGTTTGTCCGTGGGAATTGAAACATCTGCCGATATCCTGGCGGATTTACAACAGGCCCTCGACAAGGCAGTCAAGTAG
- a CDS encoding homoserine dehydrogenase, whose product MKPIRIGLLGCGVVGTGVVRVLQQNRERIEAVFGRPVEIEKIAVADLTRPRMSFVPVAKLCDDWKRVCTDDNIDVIIEVMGGQTAAKDAVSVALQHGKHVVTANKELLSTQGGALYELARSRNVRLECEASVLGGIPALHTLETYFRVNQIRKLRGIVNGTSNYILTKMHADGTEFAEALAEAQELGYAEPDATMDIEGLDASFKLQILAKYVSKTVTIAEFKAQPSGISQVTQQDIQQALAQGKRIKHVVSAEFAADGCITSMHVGPQLLSSDDVLYHVNGVQNALELSGDIVGDILLSGPGAGALPTASAIVEDLAKVYPTHLRCLGNSSVMSVGSR is encoded by the coding sequence GTGAAGCCAATTCGAATTGGATTATTGGGCTGCGGCGTTGTCGGAACCGGTGTCGTCCGAGTTTTGCAGCAAAATCGTGAGCGGATTGAAGCAGTATTTGGGAGGCCCGTTGAAATTGAGAAGATAGCTGTAGCCGACTTAACTCGTCCGCGCATGTCCTTTGTACCTGTAGCTAAGTTGTGTGATGACTGGAAGCGTGTTTGTACTGATGACAACATTGACGTAATCATCGAAGTCATGGGCGGCCAGACTGCGGCCAAAGACGCTGTCTCCGTTGCATTACAGCACGGGAAACATGTGGTGACCGCGAATAAGGAACTGCTTTCAACCCAAGGCGGGGCTCTTTATGAGCTTGCAAGAAGCCGAAATGTGAGATTGGAATGCGAAGCCAGTGTTCTCGGCGGGATTCCGGCTCTGCACACTTTAGAGACTTATTTTCGTGTGAATCAGATTCGCAAACTGCGGGGAATTGTGAATGGAACATCGAATTACATCTTGACGAAAATGCACGCCGACGGGACAGAGTTTGCAGAGGCGCTGGCTGAGGCACAAGAGTTGGGATACGCTGAGCCGGATGCGACCATGGACATCGAAGGGTTGGACGCGTCATTTAAATTGCAGATCTTGGCGAAGTACGTGTCCAAAACGGTGACTATTGCAGAATTCAAAGCACAACCGTCAGGTATTTCACAAGTCACACAGCAGGACATTCAGCAAGCTCTGGCGCAAGGCAAAAGGATAAAACACGTTGTCAGCGCTGAATTTGCTGCAGACGGCTGCATTACCTCAATGCATGTCGGACCGCAGCTGCTATCGTCAGATGATGTGCTGTATCACGTGAACGGAGTGCAAAATGCGCTGGAACTGTCGGGAGACATTGTCGGTGACATACTCCTCTCAGGTCCAGGAGCGGGTGCATTACCCACAGCCAGCGCTATTGTCGAAGACCTCGCGAAAGTCTATCCAACCCACCTGCGGTGCTTAGGGAATTCTTCTGTCATGAGTGTCGGCAGTCGTTAG
- a CDS encoding GNAT family N-acetyltransferase, with amino-acid sequence MHQKSSLRPRTRRAGTKPPRGKSKAKATKTKKPELQFRPRVVEDDTYILQLTEEQLGQIHQQTFGEPFPREQFMSFIQSGAPVTVFESDGKRIGYYSYLVGPDQKMHISSLVIDKAFQSKGVGTAVMKHLEQEAVQRGVQTMEVFVQAANERSVQFTKSLGFLEAFRVPPNTIAFQKQVQVQVAKSTGYRYKA; translated from the coding sequence ATGCATCAAAAAAGTTCACTTCGACCAAGAACGCGCAGAGCGGGAACAAAGCCCCCGCGCGGAAAGAGCAAGGCCAAAGCAACGAAGACCAAAAAGCCAGAACTACAGTTCCGTCCTCGTGTCGTGGAGGATGACACTTACATTTTGCAGTTAACGGAAGAGCAACTTGGTCAGATTCACCAACAGACTTTTGGGGAACCGTTCCCAAGAGAACAATTTATGTCGTTTATTCAGTCAGGAGCCCCTGTCACGGTTTTCGAATCTGATGGAAAACGGATTGGATATTACTCGTATTTGGTTGGACCTGACCAGAAAATGCATATCAGTTCCTTGGTCATTGACAAAGCATTTCAGTCCAAGGGTGTGGGAACTGCAGTAATGAAGCACTTGGAGCAAGAGGCAGTACAGAGAGGCGTGCAAACGATGGAAGTGTTTGTGCAAGCGGCAAATGAGCGTAGTGTGCAGTTTACAAAAAGCCTGGGCTTTCTCGAGGCATTCCGTGTTCCGCCGAATACCATAGCATTTCAAAAGCAAGTGCAGGTGCAAGTGGCCAAGAGCACAGGATACAGGTACAAGGCATAA
- a CDS encoding DJ-1/PfpI family protein: MKAAFLAIDGAALWQVALLQKLLHDDGWVWRTVTLDGRPVHSDGGIALAADAGLTSVAPRDFDLLLIAGGEIQPTTVANAGLHRFLRQFDGQGGWIAASCSASVYLGAAGLLGGRRFAAERETVDEWLSVFSKSMLVDEDVCTDGNFITAKGMAHVEFTLEVCRRIGAKVDDQIP, translated from the coding sequence ATGAAGGCTGCTTTTCTCGCTATAGACGGAGCCGCGTTGTGGCAAGTTGCATTATTACAAAAGCTGCTGCATGATGACGGTTGGGTATGGCGGACAGTAACACTGGACGGGAGACCGGTACACAGCGACGGAGGCATTGCCTTGGCTGCTGATGCAGGACTGACTTCAGTCGCTCCCCGCGACTTCGACCTTCTCCTTATAGCCGGAGGAGAAATTCAACCGACAACGGTTGCAAACGCAGGTCTCCATAGATTTCTGCGGCAATTTGACGGTCAAGGCGGCTGGATTGCGGCAAGCTGTTCTGCATCTGTTTATTTAGGGGCAGCAGGTCTCCTCGGCGGAAGACGTTTTGCGGCCGAACGTGAAACAGTCGATGAATGGTTGTCTGTTTTCAGCAAGAGTATGCTGGTGGACGAAGACGTCTGCACCGACGGCAACTTCATTACGGCAAAAGGCATGGCACACGTTGAATTTACACTTGAAGTGTGCCGGCGAATTGGGGCGAAGGTTGATGACCAAATTCCTTAA
- a CDS encoding DUF378 domain-containing protein, translating into MNKTALTIMIIGALNWLLVGLFRYDLVAAIFGGTAAPISRIVYVIVGIAGLYSISMLFTDYRREAR; encoded by the coding sequence TTGAATAAAACTGCACTAACCATCATGATAATTGGTGCACTGAACTGGCTTTTAGTGGGACTGTTCCGCTATGACTTGGTCGCTGCCATCTTTGGCGGCACAGCAGCACCTATCAGCCGGATTGTGTACGTGATTGTCGGAATCGCTGGTCTTTATTCTATTTCCATGCTCTTTACTGATTACAGGCGGGAAGCCAGGTAA
- a CDS encoding long-chain fatty acid--CoA ligase encodes MRKHRNLLEMTANTVERYGDKTAFWNPRKEDGYQTWTYSEFWNDIRKVAGRLHEMGVEPGDKIGLISESRAWWPITDLAVMSLGAVTVPVFPNVQAEHVFDILNHAEVKGIFLQDGAQIEKVLALQNEWTTNITFICAFETALDGNKDLERRISDAGWAYYHFFDWLDKPHVLEAAAWMQTWQRLDRDDLATLVYTSGTTGKPKGVKLTHGNLLANVEGISTLIKIHPTDRSISYLPLSHIFERTASQWYQIYNGASIVYSRGINEIVSEFAEMPPTVFTTVPRLLEKVHEGVYHKIKTAPLIQRWLFRRAVKAGIKARVEKRFAPFLSLYDALVFRKIRQLLGDRLRLIVVGGAPLAPHIFEFFTALGIAVVEGYGLTETSPVIAANPVSDSRKGTVGKVLPNVELEIADDGEIVVRGDSISSGYYKNEKATEESFLDGGWFRTGDIGLLTDDRYLKITDRKKNLLVLSTGKNVAPAPVESAILGTSLIEQVLLVGNGRKFVSAIVVPDAVAVRRKYQRQHSGARPLDWPDEEELRQMLMHQIKKRTVEFAEYEQPKAVILAREPFTIENELLTPTLKVRAKKVLEVYANEIDALYSGAQKDSKQTGSKAAGA; translated from the coding sequence ATGAGGAAGCACCGCAACTTGCTGGAAATGACAGCGAATACAGTGGAGCGTTACGGAGACAAAACCGCGTTCTGGAACCCGCGGAAAGAGGACGGTTACCAAACGTGGACTTACAGCGAATTCTGGAACGACATTCGTAAGGTCGCAGGCAGGTTGCATGAAATGGGCGTTGAACCGGGCGATAAAATCGGCTTGATATCCGAAAGCAGAGCCTGGTGGCCCATTACTGATTTGGCTGTCATGAGTCTTGGTGCAGTAACTGTCCCTGTGTTCCCCAATGTGCAAGCAGAACACGTTTTTGACATCCTGAATCATGCAGAGGTGAAAGGAATTTTTCTGCAGGACGGTGCTCAAATCGAAAAAGTACTGGCTTTGCAGAACGAATGGACCACGAATATCACATTTATCTGTGCTTTTGAGACGGCTCTTGACGGTAACAAGGACCTTGAACGGCGAATTTCAGATGCAGGCTGGGCCTATTACCATTTCTTTGATTGGTTGGATAAACCTCATGTATTGGAAGCTGCTGCATGGATGCAAACGTGGCAACGCCTTGACAGAGATGATTTGGCTACCCTTGTTTATACGTCTGGTACGACAGGGAAGCCAAAGGGCGTCAAACTGACCCACGGGAATCTGTTGGCGAATGTCGAAGGAATCAGCACCCTCATCAAGATTCACCCTACTGACCGCTCTATTTCCTATCTTCCACTCTCACATATTTTTGAAAGAACAGCTTCACAGTGGTACCAGATATACAACGGGGCAAGTATTGTCTACTCGCGCGGCATCAACGAGATAGTAAGCGAGTTTGCCGAGATGCCGCCCACTGTTTTCACGACGGTTCCACGACTTTTGGAGAAGGTGCATGAGGGCGTATATCATAAAATCAAGACCGCTCCCCTCATTCAGCGCTGGCTCTTTCGGAGGGCCGTAAAGGCAGGTATCAAGGCTCGTGTGGAGAAACGCTTTGCCCCCTTTCTTTCGCTCTATGACGCACTGGTATTTCGGAAAATTAGACAACTGCTCGGTGACCGTCTGCGTCTCATTGTTGTGGGCGGGGCACCGCTGGCACCGCATATTTTTGAGTTTTTTACTGCATTGGGCATCGCTGTGGTTGAAGGCTATGGCTTGACAGAAACATCCCCCGTCATTGCCGCAAATCCGGTGTCAGATTCACGTAAAGGCACAGTCGGGAAGGTGCTTCCGAATGTGGAATTAGAGATTGCTGACGACGGTGAAATTGTGGTCAGGGGTGACAGCATTTCCTCCGGTTACTACAAAAATGAAAAGGCAACGGAAGAATCATTTTTGGACGGAGGGTGGTTTCGCACTGGTGATATTGGGCTCTTGACCGACGATAGGTACCTTAAGATAACGGATCGGAAGAAGAATCTGCTGGTACTGTCTACGGGAAAGAATGTTGCACCTGCCCCGGTAGAGTCAGCAATTCTGGGCACTTCGCTCATAGAACAGGTACTGTTGGTTGGAAATGGGCGCAAATTCGTGAGCGCTATTGTCGTCCCTGACGCTGTTGCTGTTCGACGCAAATATCAGCGACAGCATTCGGGTGCGAGGCCGCTTGACTGGCCCGATGAAGAAGAACTTCGCCAGATGTTAATGCATCAAATCAAGAAACGTACTGTGGAATTTGCAGAATACGAGCAACCAAAAGCTGTTATTCTTGCGCGCGAGCCTTTTACCATCGAGAATGAACTCTTAACTCCGACTTTGAAGGTGCGGGCAAAAAAAGTGCTGGAAGTCTATGCAAACGAAATCGATGCGTTGTACAGTGGCGCACAAAAGGATAGTAAACAGACAGGATCAAAGGCTGCGGGGGCATAA
- a CDS encoding acyl-CoA synthetase — protein MGYNFAAEVDKISHSTPDKRAVLCVDEQGNKSELTYLQLRHETNRLARGLMADGIQKGSRVIVLLPRGINPYIVYLSLWKIGATVMPGSEMLRGGDIRYRVNHAQANVVIADHTLTEQVDKIRQECPSLEKFYTSGGEVDGWEPLFRLSDNQSTEDVLVETKDEDIAILSYTSGTTGGPKGVVHSYAWPREHLAVAGTYWFDAVPDDVAWATAGPGWAKWIWSPFVSILGNGATAFVYQGRFKPETYLTLMQDNGVSLLCATPTEYRLMAKVKDLSAYSLSLRSAVSAGEPLNREVIDTFRREFDVTVRDGYGQTENSLLVGTLRDMEARPGSMGTPFPGTRVSIVRDDGTEADVGEIGHIAVHKSFPALFKGYLEDEARTQKAFIGEWYITGDKGRRDDDGYFWFEGRSDDIIISSGYTIRPFEVEDALVKHPKVAECAVVASPDSERGHIVKAYVILRDADDAKDPNLVEELQNHVKTTTAPYKYPRSVVFVDSLPKTTSGKIRRIELRQMEDANK, from the coding sequence GTGGGATACAATTTCGCGGCTGAAGTGGATAAAATTTCTCATTCAACGCCGGACAAGCGGGCCGTCCTTTGTGTGGACGAACAAGGAAACAAATCGGAACTAACGTACTTACAATTGCGGCATGAGACAAATCGACTGGCCAGAGGTCTGATGGCGGATGGTATTCAAAAAGGCAGCCGTGTTATCGTACTGCTTCCGCGGGGCATAAATCCCTATATTGTCTACTTGTCACTGTGGAAGATTGGTGCGACGGTTATGCCAGGTTCTGAGATGCTGCGCGGCGGAGACATTCGCTACCGGGTCAACCATGCGCAGGCAAACGTCGTCATTGCAGACCATACCTTGACCGAACAGGTGGATAAGATTCGTCAGGAATGTCCAAGTCTCGAAAAGTTTTATACATCAGGCGGTGAAGTAGACGGATGGGAGCCGCTTTTTCGTCTCAGTGACAATCAATCGACAGAGGACGTATTAGTGGAAACCAAGGATGAGGACATTGCAATCTTGTCTTATACCAGCGGTACAACCGGAGGTCCAAAAGGTGTGGTCCACAGCTACGCATGGCCACGCGAACACCTGGCTGTTGCCGGTACCTACTGGTTTGACGCGGTTCCCGACGATGTTGCATGGGCTACGGCGGGACCTGGCTGGGCCAAGTGGATTTGGAGTCCGTTCGTATCCATTCTCGGCAATGGTGCCACTGCTTTTGTATACCAAGGACGGTTTAAACCGGAAACGTATTTGACGCTGATGCAGGACAACGGGGTCTCCCTGTTGTGTGCTACACCGACTGAATACCGTTTGATGGCAAAAGTAAAGGACTTAAGTGCGTACAGCTTGTCTCTTCGCTCCGCTGTTTCTGCCGGGGAGCCGCTCAACCGTGAAGTGATTGATACCTTCCGTCGAGAATTTGACGTTACAGTCCGAGACGGCTACGGTCAGACTGAAAACAGTCTGCTGGTTGGTACCTTGCGAGACATGGAAGCAAGACCGGGATCGATGGGGACACCGTTCCCAGGCACCAGAGTCAGTATCGTACGGGATGACGGTACGGAAGCAGATGTAGGAGAAATTGGACACATTGCTGTTCACAAGTCATTTCCGGCTTTGTTTAAAGGCTATCTTGAAGACGAAGCGCGGACACAGAAAGCGTTCATTGGAGAATGGTACATTACGGGGGACAAAGGCAGAAGGGATGATGACGGCTACTTTTGGTTTGAAGGGCGCTCTGACGACATTATTATCTCGTCTGGATATACGATTAGACCTTTTGAGGTCGAAGACGCGCTTGTAAAGCACCCCAAAGTGGCAGAGTGTGCGGTAGTTGCCAGTCCGGATTCAGAGCGGGGGCACATCGTAAAAGCCTATGTCATTCTGCGTGATGCAGACGATGCAAAAGACCCCAATCTTGTTGAAGAACTTCAAAATCATGTGAAGACGACTACGGCTCCCTACAAGTACCCGCGTTCAGTAGTTTTTGTCGACTCGCTGCCGAAGACGACCAGCGGTAAAATTCGGAGAATTGAACTGAGACAAATGGAAGATGCAAACAAGTAA
- a CDS encoding DNA-3-methyladenine glycosylase I, with protein sequence MESIDVVDLKRCAWANDAQLIEYHDTEWGVAPASDAEWLEKVVLETFQAGLSWKTILHKRDNFRLAFHEFSPRSVAAMTGTDIVNLMQNAGIIRHRKKIEAAVANAQIALQLSEQHGSLSRFFELLQRKPAEEIRASLQSTFRFTGPTTAESIAFATGLLPAPHEPGCWKSEPDC encoded by the coding sequence GTGGAGAGCATTGATGTGGTTGACTTAAAACGATGTGCTTGGGCAAATGATGCCCAGTTGATTGAGTATCACGACACGGAATGGGGCGTGGCGCCTGCTTCTGATGCAGAGTGGCTGGAAAAAGTAGTTTTAGAAACATTTCAGGCCGGATTAAGTTGGAAGACCATTCTGCATAAGCGGGACAATTTTCGACTTGCTTTTCATGAGTTTAGTCCCCGAAGCGTTGCTGCAATGACCGGTACGGATATTGTGAATTTAATGCAGAATGCAGGTATTATACGGCATCGTAAAAAAATTGAAGCTGCAGTAGCCAATGCTCAAATTGCACTTCAATTAAGCGAACAACACGGCTCACTGTCTCGGTTCTTTGAACTGTTACAAAGGAAGCCCGCTGAGGAAATACGTGCGAGTTTGCAGTCAACCTTTCGGTTTACAGGTCCAACCACAGCCGAGAGCATCGCGTTTGCTACAGGCCTGCTGCCTGCGCCCCATGAACCAGGCTGTTGGAAGTCTGAACCAGACTGTTAA
- a CDS encoding ATP-dependent helicase produces the protein MTHSSESNDLSTLSRQLLKGLNPEQRMAVETTGGPVLVVAGAGSGKTSVLTRRIAYLIDVENTPVHHILAITFTNKAAKEMQSRIRALIGQRAENLWMGTFHSICVRILRREAEKLGYTPSFSIVSGDDQQALVQQSMLDANYDLKKFDSRAVQAQISKWKNSLSSPKQVVRGKVSSQAEAVARDVYDIYQSRLFGANAMDFDDLIGNTVALLKKDGEVLEKYQEKFRYLHVDEYQDTNHAQYQLVRVLAEKHRNICVVGDSDQAIYAWRGADISNILNFESDYPDASVIVLERNYRSTQNILETANHVIRNNRRRKDKRLQSTRGEGVPVRVCGLTEGEDEAKYVVDQIQAYVKDGGKYGDCAVLYRANAQSRVLEEAFMGEAVPYTIVGGWTFYDRREIKDILAYLRVLTNPKDEISLLRIINTPKRGLGSQTVDKLLNYAHTEDMTLLEALNSGREAGLSEKAAEAAKQLHDIFQELVMWMEGMPVSEYVAEVLHATRYRGIYENSNKEEDKQRLENIEELFTVTKRFDERRQGTVMEFLAEVSLLSDVDKEKGQTDESVRMMTLHSSKGLEFPVVFLIGLEETLFPHSRSMDDEAGIEEERNLCYVGITRAQNALHLTYCSERTLYGQSSFRQPSRFLAELPEHTIQRVSLLNEDIYDWKPGDHVRHFQHGEGVVLEIREKPIGQSEETETVMQVMFHPSVGLKEFPKRYAKPV, from the coding sequence ATGACCCATTCCTCAGAATCCAACGACCTTTCAACACTGTCGCGGCAGTTGCTGAAAGGTCTCAACCCGGAACAGCGCATGGCTGTTGAAACGACGGGCGGACCAGTTCTTGTTGTGGCCGGCGCAGGAAGCGGGAAAACCAGCGTACTGACCCGTCGCATTGCATACCTCATTGATGTAGAGAACACTCCAGTGCACCACATTCTGGCGATTACATTTACAAATAAGGCAGCAAAGGAAATGCAGTCTCGAATTCGCGCACTCATCGGCCAGCGAGCTGAGAACTTGTGGATGGGGACCTTCCACAGCATCTGCGTTCGCATCCTTCGAAGAGAAGCTGAAAAACTCGGGTATACTCCTTCCTTCAGCATTGTGTCCGGAGATGACCAACAAGCACTGGTACAGCAGTCCATGCTTGACGCCAATTACGATTTAAAGAAGTTTGACTCACGGGCCGTACAGGCTCAAATCTCAAAGTGGAAGAATAGTTTGTCATCTCCAAAACAAGTGGTGCGAGGCAAAGTATCTTCGCAGGCTGAAGCAGTGGCGCGAGACGTCTACGATATCTATCAGTCACGGCTGTTTGGGGCAAACGCGATGGATTTTGACGACTTGATTGGAAATACGGTGGCGCTTCTAAAAAAAGATGGCGAAGTACTTGAGAAATACCAGGAAAAGTTTCGGTATTTACATGTAGACGAATACCAGGACACCAATCATGCACAGTATCAACTTGTTCGGGTGCTGGCTGAGAAGCACCGCAATATCTGCGTTGTCGGAGATTCGGACCAAGCTATTTATGCTTGGCGAGGTGCGGATATCAGCAACATTCTTAATTTCGAAAGTGACTATCCCGATGCCAGCGTTATCGTATTGGAGAGAAATTACAGATCGACACAAAACATCCTGGAGACAGCCAACCACGTGATTCGAAACAATCGCCGCAGAAAAGACAAAAGGCTGCAATCGACACGGGGTGAGGGAGTACCCGTACGCGTCTGCGGACTGACAGAGGGAGAAGACGAGGCCAAGTATGTCGTGGACCAAATTCAAGCTTATGTGAAGGACGGAGGTAAATACGGCGATTGCGCCGTCCTGTACAGAGCGAACGCACAATCACGAGTTCTCGAAGAAGCTTTCATGGGAGAAGCTGTGCCCTATACGATTGTCGGCGGATGGACTTTCTACGACAGACGAGAGATTAAAGACATTCTGGCATATTTACGGGTACTGACGAATCCAAAAGACGAAATTTCTTTGCTTCGGATCATTAACACTCCTAAGCGCGGTCTCGGCTCGCAGACAGTAGACAAGCTGTTGAATTATGCGCATACAGAAGACATGACTCTGCTGGAGGCGCTCAATTCGGGGCGGGAAGCCGGGCTGTCGGAAAAGGCGGCTGAAGCCGCCAAGCAGCTGCATGATATTTTTCAAGAACTTGTCATGTGGATGGAAGGAATGCCTGTATCTGAATATGTCGCTGAAGTGCTTCACGCAACGCGGTACAGGGGAATATACGAAAACAGCAATAAGGAAGAAGACAAACAGCGGCTCGAGAACATTGAAGAGCTATTTACTGTCACCAAGAGGTTTGATGAACGGCGTCAGGGAACGGTAATGGAATTCCTCGCGGAAGTGTCACTCCTCAGTGACGTGGATAAGGAAAAGGGACAGACCGACGAATCAGTTCGGATGATGACCCTTCACTCCAGCAAAGGACTGGAATTCCCGGTGGTCTTTCTTATCGGACTTGAAGAAACACTGTTTCCTCATTCGAGATCGATGGATGACGAAGCTGGAATTGAAGAAGAGAGGAACCTCTGCTACGTGGGTATCACCCGCGCGCAGAATGCCCTGCACTTGACGTACTGCTCGGAACGGACCTTGTATGGTCAAAGCAGCTTTCGGCAACCGTCTCGCTTTCTCGCGGAGTTGCCCGAGCACACGATACAGCGGGTGAGTTTACTGAACGAGGACATTTACGACTGGAAACCTGGCGATCACGTTCGGCATTTCCAACATGGAGAAGGCGTGGTCCTTGAGATCCGAGAGAAACCGATTGGTCAAAGCGAGGAGACAGAAACAGTCATGCAAGTCATGTTTCATCCTTCTGTTGGACTCAAGGAATTTCCTAAGCGCTACGCAAAGCCTGTATGA